The Coffea arabica cultivar ET-39 chromosome 9e, Coffea Arabica ET-39 HiFi, whole genome shotgun sequence genome has a window encoding:
- the LOC113709345 gene encoding non-specific lipid-transfer protein C, cotyledon-specific isoform translates to MKSLCFSMILILSLLFAVAHLSNAAAPDCGTVAAKAAACVSFARGKDTKPAAACCTGLQQLAQTVKNVNDKKAICRCLKTGVKSFPGVQDKYLSKIPAACRINVGFPVSMNTNCEAIH, encoded by the exons ATGAAGAGCCTTTGCTTCTCAATGATCTTgatcctctctcttctctttgcTGTTGCTCATTTGAGCAATGCAGCAGCCCCAGATTGTGGCACAGTTGCCGCGAAGGCTGCAGCTTGTGTGTCATTTGCTCGAGGTAAGGACACAAAGCCAGCTGCTGCATGCTGCACTGGGCTGCAACAGCTTGCTCAGACTGTCAAGAACGTTAATGATAAGAAGGCTATCTGCAGATGCCTCAAGACAGGTGTCAAGAGCTTCCCTGGTGTTCAGGACAAGTACTTGAGCAAAATCCCTGCTGCTTGCCGCATCAATGTTGGCTTCCCTGTCTCCATGAACACCAACTGTGAGGC GATCCACTGA